One Methanocaldococcus infernus ME DNA segment encodes these proteins:
- a CDS encoding ATP-binding protein, whose amino-acid sequence MKFYNREEEVRYLKTYCQLEPNSILFVYGPKSSGKTTVMLKVIEELRNKDIVFFYYDLRKYATPTKEEFFKIFFERSDKKYVPNKLEFNLGVFKFGVERELNFKEFSLNDVFAKINESINEVIKEGKKPVLVIDELQKLKNIYFNGEKSLLNELFNLFVHLTKVRHSCHVICLTSDTLFIEEIYQNSTLENASEYYLIDWLEKEDIKKILKEENFSEKEIDYAINYLSLPYEITELINNKKLGLTVEETIKKWINIERDKLIYLLKTNRERKENLLRVLNKFKNSIEVNIDNFEDEIFEDTKFLIKNEILFYDIINGIIKPTSIKKWYSIRNLDIKR is encoded by the coding sequence AAAACTTATTGCCAGTTGGAGCCAAACTCTATTTTATTCGTTTATGGTCCTAAATCTTCTGGAAAAACGACAGTGATGCTTAAAGTTATTGAAGAACTTAGAAATAAAGATATAGTGTTTTTCTACTATGATTTAAGGAAATATGCTACGCCAACAAAGGAAGAGTTTTTTAAAATATTTTTTGAAAGATCTGATAAAAAATATGTTCCTAATAAGCTGGAATTTAACTTAGGAGTTTTTAAATTCGGAGTTGAGAGAGAGCTAAATTTTAAAGAGTTCTCTTTAAACGATGTCTTTGCTAAGATAAATGAAAGTATTAATGAAGTTATAAAAGAGGGGAAAAAGCCGGTTTTAGTTATAGACGAGCTTCAAAAGTTAAAAAATATTTACTTTAATGGAGAAAAATCTTTATTAAACGAGCTATTTAACCTCTTTGTACATCTAACCAAAGTTAGACATTCATGCCATGTCATCTGCTTAACTTCTGACACCCTATTTATTGAAGAAATATACCAAAACTCTACATTAGAAAACGCTTCCGAATACTATTTAATTGATTGGTTAGAAAAAGAAGACATTAAAAAAATCTTAAAAGAAGAGAACTTCAGTGAAAAAGAGATAGATTACGCTATAAACTACCTCTCCTTACCATATGAAATAACCGAGTTAATAAATAATAAAAAGCTTGGCTTAACAGTTGAAGAAACCATAAAAAAGTGGATAAATATTGAAAGAGATAAATTAATTTACCTATTAAAGACAAACAGAGAGAGGAAAGAAAACCTATTAAGAGTTTTAAATAAATTTAAAAACAGTATTGAAGTGAATATTGACAACTTTGAAGATGAAATTTTTGAAGACACTAAATTTCTAATAAAAAATGAAATTCTCTTCTATGACATTATTAACGGCATAATAAAGCCAACATCAATAAAAAAATGGTATTCCATAAGAAATTTAGATATTAAAAGGTGA